The Parafrankia irregularis genome segment ACCCCGCCGGCACCGGTCGAGGTGGAAGACCAGCGGCCTCTGGTCGTGCAGCTGTGGGACGCCTGGATCGGCGGCCCCGGCGGGCTGTTCGAAGGCGCCGAACTGACCGGCCGCCAGGAGATCGCCCACGGGGAGAAGTACCTCGCCGTGCTGAACCGGGCCGCCGGCCAGAACCGCCTCATCCTGCAGGCCCGCGCCTACCAGGTCGCCGGCCGGATGGGCATGGCCCAGGGCCAGATCGACGTCGAGACCCATCCCGATGGGGAGCACCTGGCCTGGGTCACCTTCACCCTGGACCGCGGCGGCGCGATGGGCTCCCTGGACTACCCCGGCCCGCAGGCCTGCTACGACCCCGACACCGGCCTGATCCACTGGGGTCGCTGGCCCGACGGGCAGCTCATGCCCTGGGAAGCCATGCACCTCAAGCGCGGCGCCTACTCCGGAGTCCTGTTCGGCGCCTCCGGATCCGGCAAGAGCCGGCTGATCGAACAGCTGTGCCTCACGCTGCTGTCCACCGGCCTGGCCACCGTCTGGATGATCGACCCCCAGGACGGGTCCTCGCTGCCCACCCTGGCGAAGTACGCCGACTGGGCGGTCACCGGCACCGGCGGCGGGCGGATCACCGCGCTGCTCGAAGCCGTCGACATGGTCGGCGCCATCCGCACCGAGAACAACGGCCTGGTCGGCGGTGACCGCGGCAAGGTCCACGCGATCTCCCCGCGGATGCCCGCCCTCTTCGTGATCATCGACGAATGTCACATGATCTTCGATCCGAAGATCGTCGGCAGGGAGAACGCCGCCCGCAATGCGGAGATCGTCGACCGGATCGCCCGCGCCTACCGCAAGGCCGGCATCGGCGTGATCTTGGCCTCGCAGTACTCCGACATCAAGGTGTTCGGGGGCCTGGAGTCCATGCGCCTGAACATGATCAACGTCAACGCGGTCGTGATGCGCCTGCCCAGCAACATCGGCCAGAACATCATCGCCACGTTCTCCGGGGACGCCCGCAAGCTGCCCAAGGGCGGGTTCGCCTACTACGTCGGCGACGCCGCCGCCGGCCGGGACGGCTTCGGCCGCGCGTTCGACGCCGAACCGGTGCTCGAGTCCTACTACCAGGCCCTGCCGGCACCGCTGCAGGTCGAGGCCTCCGTCCGCCACCAGCTGGAGAAGAAGTTCGGCAAGGTCTACACCGGCCGTCACGCCGCGGTGGAGGAAGCCGCCGCCGAAAGCCTCGCCGCCCGGTTCGGCGGGTTCGAGGTCGACCCGGCGCTGCTTGCCGAGATCGCCGCGGACGACCCCGCCCTCGCCGCCCGCATGGCCACCATCGCCCAGCAGCGCCAGGGGCAGCTGTGGACCCCACCGGCCGCGCAGCTGCTCGACGCCACCGGCGCCCCGGTCCGCACGCCAGCGCAGCGCACCACCACCACCGGCACCACCCTGCGCACCGTCTGGCAGCCGCTCATCGGCAAACCCCGCCAGCAGCCCACACCGCCGCCGGCCGCCGTCCCGGCCCCGGCCGCGACCCGCACCCACGCGACCGCCGATCTGTCCCCCCACGCCCAGGCCGTCCTGGGCGCCATCCGCGACGGCGCCGCCGACAAGGCCTCCGTCATCGCCGCCACCGGCGTCTCCGCCCGCCACTTCCACGACGTCGTCGCGGTCCTCATCGACCGAGGCCTGATCGCCAAAGCCGGCCACGGCCGCTACGCCCCCACCACACGGCCCACCGTGGCCACCCACTGACCCGCCCGACCCCACCGCACCACCACCGAAAGGACACGACCGTGATCCCTCTGACCACGCTGCGGGACGCCACCCTCAGCATCGGCGCGGCCGCCGTCGCAGCCCTCGCCGTCGACGAGCTGACCGACAACGCCCTGCGCCCCCACCGCGCCCAGCCACCGACCCGCCACGGCTGGCTCTACACCCCCGCCATGTACGGGCGGGGCGTCCGCCGGCTGCGTCCCGCCACCGCGCAGGAAGACGCCGCCAGCGCCCGCTCCTGGGCCGACGGGCACGGCGGCTGGATCGGCCTCGGACCCGACGGCGCGATCTACTCCCTCACGGAGGGCGACACCAGCCCCCTCACCCCCGGCGCCACGGTTGTCTACGTCTCCGACCGGCCCGCGACGACATCCGACGGCCTGGGTGTCCTGGTACCGCGCCTGGCCCGGCAGGCCGCCGACCTGCTGCGCCACCGCACCCGCCTGTTCCTCACCCTGGCCTGGCAGGACCGCGCGGACCGCGCCTCGATCCAGGCCCGTGGGCCGATCCTGCGCGACGCGCTCGGTGACACCACACCGGACGAGTCCGACATTCGGCTGACCGCCGACGTCGTCGCCCTGGCCCAGCTCGACGGGCAGACCCATGTGCTGCTCGTCCGTCGCGGCCACGACCCGTACGCCGGCCTGTGGGCACTGCCCGGCGGCCACGTCGACCCAGGCGAGTCCATCCCCGCCGCCGCAGCCCGGGAGCTGGCGGAGGAGACCGGCATCGTCGTCGCCGAGCGGCTGCTGGACGACGTCGGCACCTACGACGCCCCCGGCCGGGACCCCCGCGGCCACTACGTCACCCACGCGTTCCTGACCGAGCTCACCACCCCGGGCACCCCGACCGCCGGCGACGACGCGGCCGCCGCCCGCTGGGTGCCCATCACGCAGGCCCTCAGCGACGGGCTGGCGTTCGACCACGAGCGGATCCTGCGCGACGCGCTGGGCCTCGCTGGCTGCGTCACCCTGGCCGAGCTCCTCACCGACACCAGCGAGCACGAGCACGACGACGTCGGCACGGCCGACGCGGACGCGACGGCCCGCTGAGTGCGCCCCCGGCGCGGCGCAAAGCCTGGACAGCACCGCCGCGCCGGGGCCCTCACCCATCCCCATCAGGAGAGAGGCGATGACACCCATCATCGCGCCGGCGGCCGCCGGCGACCAGAACCCAACCAACAGCTCGACCTGCCCGACCCACGGCCCCTACTCCGGGCTGATCTGCACCCGCTGCGTCACCAGCCTGCCGACCCACCATCAGGGGGCCGTGTGATGGCCAGCTGCACCTGCACCGACTGCGGGCTGACCTTGAAAGCCCCCACCGACGCGGCGCTCGCCCAGGCCCAGGCCACGCACGCCCAGGTCGTGCACGGCTCCCTCACCCGCAGCACCGCCCGCGGCAACGGCGGGACGGGCCGGCGGTGACCGCGACCGTGTCCTGCACCTGCGGCTGGACCGCCGACTACCCCACCGTCCTGGCGGCCGCCACCGCCCCGCACCAGTGCGGGGTGACCCCCCCGGCCGAGCCCGTCGCGGCCCCGGCACCGGCACCGGCACCAGCGCCGGTGGCTGTGCGCCGGCGGCCGCGGGTCGCCCTCGCCGGTGGGACCTCCACCGGCTACCCGACCGCACGAGACATGGAGCTGGCATGACCACCCAGACCACCACCAGCGCGGCCGCGCTCACCGACACCGACGCGGCCCGGCTGCTGGACCTCGCGCTGCACACCCCGGCCGGGCTGACCGCGCCGGCGGCCGCGGCCGCGCTGGGCCACAGCGAGGCGTGGGTGTACGCCCAGCTGGACACCGGCATCGAGGACGGCACCGTGACTCGGCTGGGCCCGGACCTGCGTGCTGGTGCCGGGCTCTACCAGGCCACCCGGGTCACGGTCACCGCCGCGGCGCTGCTCGCCGGCGGCCTGGTCGCCCTCGCGGACCGGGGGTGGACGCCTGACGACGTGATTGACGACGCCGGCCGGGTGGACCTGTCCGGTTCGCTGCACCTCGCCGCCGGTGTCCACCCGCTGGAGCTGCCGGACGACGAGCGGCTGCTGCTCGCGCTGTACGACGCCGAGGACGCCCTCGCCGCCGCGCTCGGCGCCGACCCCACCGTCCACGACGCCGGCGATCTGCTCACCCTGTGGCAGACCACCGCCGGTGTCACCCCGGACCACGTCGCCGAGCTGCTGCTCACCGCGGTGCGCTCGCTGGCGGGTGAGGTCCGGTGAGTGACCGCAGCGGGATCGAGTGGACCGAGGCGACCTGGAACCCCACGACGGGCTGCGACCAGGTCTCGGCCGGGTGCGATCACTGCTACGCCCTGACGCTGGCTGGGCGGCTCAAGGCGATGGGCAGCCCGAAGTACCAGACCGACGGTGACCCGCGGACATCCGGGCCGGGGTTCGGGGTGGCGATGCACGCCGCCGCGCTGGACCTGCCGCACCGGTGGCGGCGCGGCAGGCGGGTGTTCGTCAACTCGATGAGCGACCTGTTCCACCGGGATGTCACCGATGAGTACATCGCCAGGGTTTTCGCCGTCATGGCCGCCACTCCCCAGCACACCTACCAGGTGCTGACCAAGCGGCCGGCCCGGGCGCGGACGCTGCTGTCTTGGCCGGGGTTCGCCGCGCTGGTCCAGGCCGTGCTCGACGCCGATGGGTGGCCCGGGCAGCTGGTGCTGCCGCTGCCGAACGTGTGGCTCGGCGTGAGCGCCGAGGACCAGCGGTGGGCCGACATCCGCCTGCCCCAGCTGCTGGACACCCCCGCCGCGGTGCGCTGGGTGTCGGCCGAGCCGCTGCTGGGCCCGGTGGACCTCACCCGCTGGCTGGGGCTCCCGGGCCGGCTGTGCGGTCCGGTCCCGGCCAGCCCCGGGGACCTGGCCGTCGTCCGGGACTGGCTGCGTCACCTCGGCGCGCGGCGTGGGATCGACTGGGTCGTCGCCGGCGGCGAGTCCGGCCCCACCCCCAGGCCGGCCGATCCGGACTGGGCCCGTGCCCTGCGCGACCAGTGCACAGCCGCCGCTGTGCCGTTCCTGTTCAAGCAGTGGGGCGGCCGCACCCCCAAGTCCGGCGGCCGGGAGCTGGACGGCCGCATCTGGGAGCAGATGCCCTCCACCGCGCCGGCGGTGTCGCGGTGATCGCCGCCGCGATGTTCGCCGCGTTGTTCGCGACCGGCTACGCCGCCCACCAGCTCGGCGACCATCTCACCGGCCAGACCGACTGGCTCGCCGAGCACAAAGCCGACCGCGGCCCGGTCGGCTGGGCCGCACTGGTTGGGCACCTGGCGGGCTACCACTTCACCCAGGTGGTCATGGTCGCCGTCGCGGTCGCCGTGCTGGACCTGCCGCTGGCACCGGCCGGCGCGGCCGCCGGGCTGGCGATCTCGGTGGCCAGCCACGGGCTGTGGGACCGGCGCGCACCGGTGCGCTGGCTCCTCGAGCGCACCGGCTCCCCAGGCCTCGCCGCGACGGCCAGCCACGGCATGAACGGCATGTACGTGGCCGACCAGGCACTGCACGTCGCCTGCCTGTGGGCCGCCGCCCTGGCCGCCACCGCCCTGTCCTGACACACCCCCGGCCGGGCCCACCAGTGATCTGCCAGTGGGCCCGGCCCCTCCGACAGCACCTGTCCCGCCGACCCGTGAAGGGCGCATGAATCCCCCACGCCAGAACAACTGTGGCCCGACCCCCGACGTAACCGGGGGTCGGGCCACAGCCCTGTCCAGGCCCGACACGCCCGACACGCCGCATGGGTACCCACGTTCACCACATGCCTTGCGGGATGCGATAGCAATGCCCGGTGGGCAACCATCCGACCACCAACCGCCGGTCACACCGCCGATCCGCGTTGATCAAAGCCCGGACATCACCCGAGGTGAAGGCGCGCGCCGAAGCGGCGGCCGCGGCCGCCGGCGTCACGTTCAACAGATGGTTGGAGGAGCTCGTGCTGCGCGAGGCTCCGCCCCTGCTCGACCTGGACACGACCTCCGTCAGCGACCAGGAGGACGTCCAGATGGCCAGCTAACGCAACGAGGACCACGCCAGCCAGCGTGGCCCTCGTTCACGTATGCGCGGGGCCCGAGTGCCACCTCGGGTGCCCCCGCTTGTCGCCCACTTCTCTCCCGCCAAGGAGTTCGTGTGCTCTTCCAGATTGCCATGCCTACGGGCGTGGTGGCGACTGCGTCCGAGGAATGGCTCGGACGTGTTACCGCCCATGCCAGACCCTCGGTACACCCCGCATCAGACCCGACACCGATGGTCGTTTCTCCCGCCCTGGTCGCGGGCGGTGGTGTGCGATGAGCGGCCCAGCGATCACGGACGCGACGCAGGCCGTGATGTTCCACGGCCGGGCCACCGAGGACCGGGACCCGGGCGCCGAGGTGATGCGGACGTGGCGAGCGGTGAGCCTGGCCGCCGCGGGGACGCGGCCACGGCTGCCACCGATCGAGTACGCCGTCCTGCTGGCCGTGCACGGCCTGGTCGTGTCCTGGACCCGACTGTGGGATGAGGTCTACGTCGCCGACGTCGCGATCGTCGCCGGGCTGACGACGGGGGACGGCCAGCCGGACGCCAAGGAGTGCGGCCGCCGGCTGCGCTCGCTGGGCCAGCGAGGCCTGATCGTCTACCTGCCGTCGACGGTCAAGGGCCAACCCAGCCGGGTCGGTCTGCCCATGGTGACCGCCGCCGGAACCCTCGTTGGGGGGGGCCGTGCGACCCCCCCGAACCCGGCCCCGAAACCGGCCCCGGCCGATGGCGTTGGGGGGGGTCAGGCCGCCCCCCCGAAACCCCGGAATCGGGGGGGTCAGGCGACCCCCCTCTATACGGGAAGGGAACGGGAAGATTCCTCCTCCGCCGGCCTGGCCGCGCAGCCGCCGCTGCCGCCGGTGTCCGTGGGAGGAGGAGGAACCCGCCTCAACGACGACACGACCCGGGTCGTCACCGAGATCACCCGGATGGTCCGGGGTGGCCCGCGCAGCGGGCTGGCGGTCCGCGGCCGCGTCGTGGAGCTGCTCGCCGCCGGCTACACCCCTGGCGAGATCACCCGGCACGTGCACGCCCGCACGGCCGCCGCCCGGGATCGCGGGACCATCACGTCCCCGGCCGGGCTGCTCCGGCATGTCCTCGACGCCGACGACCTCCCGCCCGCGCTCGCCCAGGTCACCGCCGAACGCAACGCCGCCCGCCAGCGGGAGGCGATCGACCGCCACCAGGTCGCCACCGCGACCGGCACCACCACCCGACGCGAAGCGATCGACGAGGCGCTCGGCCCGGTGCTGCGCGGCCGTCTGGTCGCGGCAGTCATCGCGACCAGCGAGGTCTACCAACGCTCACGGCGTACCCCCGCCTTCATCGCCGGTCTGCTCGACACGACCTACGCCGCACACGATCATGATGTTGATCGAATCCGTATCCACGCCGAGACGCTGCCCCCGGTGGTCTCCGAGACCCCCATCCCGGCTCCTGAGACCCCCGTGGAGTCCGGACCCACCCCGACCCACCCCGACGGGACTGTCCGGCCGTCCCTGGCCGATCTGGAGACCGCTGTGGCCCAACGTGTTGGAGGAGCCGCGTGAGCATGCGCGATGCGTCCCACCCCATCCCGCCCGCCGAGTACGTCCGCGTGGTCCAGGAACGCGACACGCTGCAGCGACGCGTCGACGAGCTGGAGGCACGGCTGTGCCAGGCGAAGGCGGCCGCCTACGGCGTGGCCGTGGCCGGGTGGGACTCGGCCCGCGCAGGACGACGGCGTAGCGCCTCCACCCCCGCCACGA includes the following:
- a CDS encoding NUDIX hydrolase translates to MIPLTTLRDATLSIGAAAVAALAVDELTDNALRPHRAQPPTRHGWLYTPAMYGRGVRRLRPATAQEDAASARSWADGHGGWIGLGPDGAIYSLTEGDTSPLTPGATVVYVSDRPATTSDGLGVLVPRLARQAADLLRHRTRLFLTLAWQDRADRASIQARGPILRDALGDTTPDESDIRLTADVVALAQLDGQTHVLLVRRGHDPYAGLWALPGGHVDPGESIPAAAARELAEETGIVVAERLLDDVGTYDAPGRDPRGHYVTHAFLTELTTPGTPTAGDDAAAARWVPITQALSDGLAFDHERILRDALGLAGCVTLAELLTDTSEHEHDDVGTADADATAR
- a CDS encoding DUF1059 domain-containing protein yields the protein MASCTCTDCGLTLKAPTDAALAQAQATHAQVVHGSLTRSTARGNGGTGRR
- a CDS encoding DUF6197 family protein gives rise to the protein MTTQTTTSAAALTDTDAARLLDLALHTPAGLTAPAAAAALGHSEAWVYAQLDTGIEDGTVTRLGPDLRAGAGLYQATRVTVTAAALLAGGLVALADRGWTPDDVIDDAGRVDLSGSLHLAAGVHPLELPDDERLLLALYDAEDALAAALGADPTVHDAGDLLTLWQTTAGVTPDHVAELLLTAVRSLAGEVR
- a CDS encoding DUF5131 family protein is translated as MSDRSGIEWTEATWNPTTGCDQVSAGCDHCYALTLAGRLKAMGSPKYQTDGDPRTSGPGFGVAMHAAALDLPHRWRRGRRVFVNSMSDLFHRDVTDEYIARVFAVMAATPQHTYQVLTKRPARARTLLSWPGFAALVQAVLDADGWPGQLVLPLPNVWLGVSAEDQRWADIRLPQLLDTPAAVRWVSAEPLLGPVDLTRWLGLPGRLCGPVPASPGDLAVVRDWLRHLGARRGIDWVVAGGESGPTPRPADPDWARALRDQCTAAAVPFLFKQWGGRTPKSGGRELDGRIWEQMPSTAPAVSR
- a CDS encoding DUF3307 domain-containing protein, encoding MIAAAMFAALFATGYAAHQLGDHLTGQTDWLAEHKADRGPVGWAALVGHLAGYHFTQVVMVAVAVAVLDLPLAPAGAAAGLAISVASHGLWDRRAPVRWLLERTGSPGLAATASHGMNGMYVADQALHVACLWAAALAATALS
- a CDS encoding toxin-antitoxin system HicB family antitoxin, whose protein sequence is MIKARTSPEVKARAEAAAAAAGVTFNRWLEELVLREAPPLLDLDTTSVSDQEDVQMAS